In the genome of Budorcas taxicolor isolate Tak-1 chromosome 23, Takin1.1, whole genome shotgun sequence, one region contains:
- the SLC35G1 gene encoding solute carrier family 35 member G1, whose product MRPLDDTGAAKRQESGLPLMDIPSPGSRQEPAAAEVVETPGPEGCWQCPSSPCGSRAQQEAEKKAPCPGLGLFYTLLSAFLFSVGSLFVKKVQDIHAVEISAFRCVFQMLIIIPCLIYRKTGFIGPKGQRIYLLLRGVLGSNAMILLYYAYQLTSLADATVISFSCPVFTSIIACVFLKEKYSPWDALFTAFTITGVILIVRPPFLFGSEVAETDKDYSVHVKGALVALAHAVFAAMTLVILRKIGTSVDYMLSIWYYVIVGLIECVIVLSILGEWRLPHCGLDRLFLILIGMFGLGGQMFLAKALQIEKAGPVALMKTMDVVFAFIFQIIFFNDMPSWWTVGGSLCVIASSTGAAIRKWCRSTK is encoded by the exons ATGCGGCCCCTGGATGATACTGGGGCCGCTAAGCGGCAGGAGTCCGGGCTGCCGCTGATGGACATCCCGTCCCCGGGCTCCAGGCAGGAGCCGGCGGCTGCAGAGGTCGTGGAGACGCCCGGCCCCGAAGGGTGCTGGCAGTGCCCTTCCTCGCCGTGCGGCTCGCGTGCCCAGCAGG AAGCTGAGAAGAAAGCACCCTGTCCTGGACTTGGCTTGTTTTACACATTACTGTCTGCGTTCCTTTTCTCAGTGGGCTCCTTATTTGTTAAAAAAGTGCAAGACATCCACGCTGTAGAAATTAGTGCATTCCGATGTGTGTTCCAAATGCTAATCATTATCCCTTGCTTAATATACAGAAA AACTGGGTTTATAGGCCCCAAAGGTCAACGAATCTACCTGCTCCTCAGAGGAGTCCTTGGTTCTAACGCCATGATCCTTTTGTACTATGCCTACCAGCTGACGTCTCTCGCAGATGCCACAGTTATCTCCTTTAGCTGCCCGGTGTTCACCTCTATAATTGCTTGCGTATTTCTCAAGGAAAAATACAGCCCCTGGGACGCCCTCTTCACTGCCTTCACCATCACTGGAGTGATATTGATCGTGAGGCCACCATTTTTGTTCGGTTCCGAAGTCGCGGAGACGGATAAAGACTATTCAGTTCACGTGAAGGGCGCTTTGGTGGCCCTTGCTCACGCTGTGTTCGCTGCCATGACTCTGGTTATCCTCAGAAAAATAGGGACATCTGTGGACTACATGTTGAGCATTTGGTATTATGTAATCGTTGGCCTCATCGAGTGTGTCATTGTCCTTTCTATTTTAGGAGAATGGCGTCTTCCGCACTGTGGGTTGGACAGGCTATTTCTCATACTAATTGGGATGTTTGGTTTGGGAGGTCAGATGTTTCTGGCAAAAGCCCTTCAGATAGAAAAGGCAGGGCCAGTAGCATTAATGAAGACCATGGATGTGGTCTTTGCTTTTatctttcagattattttctttaatgacaTGCCATCATGGTGGACAGTGGGTGGCTCCCTATGTGTAATAGCCAGTAGCACTGGAGCAGCCATTCGTAAATGGTGCCGGAGTACCAAATAA